From a region of the Thermosipho melanesiensis BI429 genome:
- a CDS encoding ParA family protein: MAKVISVYNIKKGVGKTFITYCLSTYAAFKGYKVLAIDLNYQPNLTEYLFPQILEFKIPGNISMLFADESKARNIYSIIFDTNIPNLKIIPSTLELAKYDVYKGWDMESDTKLKRLLEPIKDQYDLILIDNSPSLNIFTRNSLLASDSVIIPIVPAKVITYNLQLLHDFLSMAIEHNLDLKIAALVPNLIDMRYKLHKHLLSFFSLWFEGIITKHIGKHNLYNSILNNKINFYNILKTNNVEPKAIENIQDLIEVMDELLKKVFHDRHDINILDINNTKIQKTQNCNNPATTNQPTQNALKLQLIKLITEDTQFRAIETRLLAYFVLEGSSANALGQRRLGKRLNISTNTVANALKKISSELGIPMVATGNRFNLLIDALYKRYSQLKNIMPFE, from the coding sequence ATGGCAAAAGTGATTTCAGTTTATAACATCAAAAAAGGTGTTGGAAAAACATTTATTACTTACTGTTTATCAACATATGCGGCTTTTAAGGGGTATAAAGTGCTTGCTATAGATTTAAATTATCAACCTAATTTAACTGAGTATTTATTTCCGCAAATATTAGAGTTTAAGATTCCTGGTAATATATCTATGCTTTTTGCGGATGAAAGTAAAGCTCGCAATATTTATTCAATCATTTTTGATACAAATATTCCTAACCTAAAAATTATCCCTTCAACACTTGAACTTGCAAAATACGATGTTTATAAAGGCTGGGATATGGAATCAGATACAAAACTAAAACGACTCCTTGAGCCAATAAAAGATCAGTATGATTTAATCTTAATTGATAATTCGCCATCGTTAAACATTTTTACTAGAAATAGCTTATTGGCGTCAGATAGTGTTATCATTCCTATTGTTCCAGCCAAAGTTATAACTTACAATTTACAGTTATTACACGACTTTTTATCAATGGCAATAGAACATAACCTTGATCTGAAAATAGCAGCTTTAGTTCCTAATTTGATTGATATGAGATATAAATTACACAAACATTTGTTGTCGTTCTTCTCACTATGGTTTGAAGGCATTATAACCAAACATATTGGTAAACACAATTTATACAACAGTATACTTAACAACAAAATCAATTTCTACAACATTCTTAAAACAAATAATGTGGAACCGAAAGCTATTGAAAATATACAAGATCTTATAGAAGTAATGGACGAATTACTTAAAAAAGTATTTCATGATAGGCATGATATAAATATCTTAGATATTAACAATACAAAGATTCAAAAAACACAAAACTGTAACAATCCAGCCACAACAAACCAGCCAACACAGAATGCTTTAAAATTACAGTTAATAAAATTAATAACTGAAGATACACAGTTTAGAGCCATAGAAACGCGTCTGTTAGCTTATTTTGTGTTAGAAGGTTCGTCCGCAAATGCTTTGGGCCAACGACGATTGGGCAAACGCTTGAATATATCAACAAATACTGTAGCCAATGCGTTAAAAAAAATAAGCAGTGAATTAGGTATTCCAATGGTTGCAACAGGCAACAGGTTCAATTTATTGATTGATGCACTGTACAAAAGATACTCACAATTAAAGAATATAATGCCATTTGAATAA
- a CDS encoding recombinase family protein — protein MYNKHSLPLKAAAYARYSSNNQSELSIEAQLSEIKEYAKNNNIVIVETYVDKAKSAKSADRPEFQRMISDAKKHKFDVILVHKLDRFSRNRYDSLTYSHLLENSNVKLISITEQFSDDPAGELVKSIIESVNEWYINNLRNEVKTKTKYAAMKGYFLGGMPPLGYDLKEVIDEYGKTRKRYAVNHAEAIIVKEIFRLYAEGLSFKKIAESLNQKGYKTKNGGKFKASSISEILRNKKYGGIYIYNQSKHGTRIRSEHDDVIKVEGAVPTIIDRDLFDKVQEKLSKRRRNIQKKHHYLLLNIAYCGACGSRLTGSGGKYPKYICQDWKNKKSTKLVSIGKTKLEKQVISYIKNLLLSIDKIDFSKLTKELNKTEAKREQLYEKQFKELQMKKSDLENKINNLVRAIEKGILIEKLEKEAKDLEIELNKVNQEIKNLHNKTINKYTEEQVREIYIEFMEQLNSDNLLVIEKVIKRLIEKVIVYPGGYVEIKPRKFL, from the coding sequence ATGTATAACAAACACTCGCTTCCGTTGAAAGCAGCCGCATATGCGAGATATTCTTCTAACAACCAATCTGAACTATCCATTGAAGCACAACTATCAGAAATTAAAGAGTACGCAAAAAATAATAACATAGTTATTGTAGAAACATATGTAGATAAGGCAAAAAGTGCAAAATCCGCCGATAGGCCTGAATTCCAAAGGATGATATCCGATGCAAAAAAACATAAATTCGATGTTATTTTAGTACACAAATTAGATAGGTTCTCAAGGAACAGATATGATTCACTAACCTACTCTCATTTACTAGAGAACTCGAATGTTAAATTAATTTCTATTACAGAACAATTCTCGGATGACCCTGCAGGTGAATTAGTAAAATCAATAATTGAATCAGTTAATGAATGGTACATTAATAACTTAAGAAATGAAGTAAAAACGAAGACAAAGTATGCAGCTATGAAAGGATATTTTTTAGGGGGAATGCCCCCTTTAGGATATGATCTCAAAGAAGTAATTGATGAATATGGTAAAACTAGAAAACGTTATGCTGTAAATCATGCAGAAGCAATAATTGTTAAAGAAATTTTCAGATTATACGCTGAAGGTTTAAGTTTCAAAAAAATCGCCGAGTCTCTTAACCAAAAAGGATACAAGACAAAAAATGGTGGAAAGTTCAAGGCTTCTTCAATTTCAGAAATTCTACGCAATAAAAAGTATGGAGGCATTTATATCTATAATCAAAGCAAGCATGGAACACGTATAAGATCTGAGCATGATGATGTTATAAAAGTTGAAGGAGCTGTTCCGACCATTATTGATAGGGACTTATTTGATAAAGTACAGGAAAAACTGAGCAAAAGAAGGAGAAATATTCAAAAAAAACATCATTATTTACTTTTAAACATAGCATACTGCGGGGCGTGCGGAAGCAGACTTACAGGATCAGGAGGAAAATATCCGAAATATATTTGTCAAGACTGGAAAAACAAAAAATCAACAAAACTTGTTAGTATTGGAAAAACTAAACTAGAAAAGCAGGTTATATCTTATATAAAAAATTTACTGCTCTCCATTGATAAAATTGATTTTAGCAAACTCACAAAAGAGCTAAACAAAACGGAAGCAAAAAGAGAACAACTATACGAAAAACAATTCAAAGAACTACAAATGAAAAAATCAGATTTAGAAAATAAAATAAATAATTTAGTTCGAGCCATAGAAAAAGGTATTTTAATAGAAAAGCTGGAAAAGGAAGCCAAAGATTTGGAAATTGAATTAAACAAAGTAAACCAGGAAATTAAAAATTTACACAACAAGACTATTAATAAGTATACTGAAGAACAAGTAAGAGAAATCTACATTGAATTCATGGAGCAATTAAATAGTGACAATCTTTTAGTTATTGAGAAAGTAATAAAGAGATTAATAGAGAAGGTTATAGTTTATCCAGGTGGATATGTTGAAATTAAACCAAGAAAATTTTTGTAA
- a CDS encoding recombinase family protein, which translates to MLRKNFWSDMHLKNRTAVAYINKTVEEITAQEQKQIIEDYCKKKGIEIKGIFHYSFNEVISFVSKHKIDCVIVVKYKYINKDPQTSSFNIYELERQGIKVLNIVKENTDKKYNNKRSIQKIHEEFQEDVKRSKLNYVLLNKKKPSGYYPLGYNADGTVNDNEADLVKKIYEMYLKGYSSYKIAKWLNETGLKTKLGNKYSGQTVQYILKNVFYTGKVKYEDIIINGRHNAIIDEKTFKKVQKKLRKNQKRK; encoded by the coding sequence ATGTTAAGAAAAAATTTTTGGAGTGATATGCATTTGAAAAATAGAACTGCTGTGGCTTATATTAATAAAACAGTAGAAGAAATTACGGCACAAGAACAGAAACAAATAATTGAAGATTATTGTAAAAAGAAAGGAATTGAAATTAAAGGTATCTTTCACTATTCATTTAACGAAGTAATCAGCTTCGTTAGTAAACACAAAATTGACTGTGTTATTGTTGTAAAATACAAGTATATTAATAAAGATCCTCAAACAAGCTCTTTCAACATTTACGAACTTGAAAGACAAGGGATAAAAGTTTTGAATATTGTAAAAGAAAATACTGATAAGAAATATAATAACAAAAGGAGTATACAAAAAATCCACGAAGAATTTCAAGAAGATGTAAAAAGATCAAAATTAAATTACGTTCTTTTGAATAAAAAGAAACCTTCAGGATATTACCCTTTAGGTTACAATGCAGACGGCACCGTCAATGACAATGAAGCTGATTTAGTGAAAAAAATTTATGAAATGTATTTGAAAGGATATTCATCATATAAAATAGCAAAATGGTTAAACGAAACGGGATTAAAAACAAAATTAGGCAACAAATATAGTGGACAAACTGTTCAATACATACTTAAAAATGTATTTTATACTGGAAAGGTTAAGTACGAGGATATAATTATCAACGGCAGGCACAATGCAATAATTGATGAAAAAACTTTCAAAAAAGTTCAGAAAAAACTAAGAAAAAACCAAAAACGAAAATAA
- a CDS encoding M48 family metallopeptidase → MEKGKIIRVKDIEVTVYKKRIKNLHLNVLPPDGKVRVSVPEGVSDEVVKLLVIKKYHWIKKHIKSFQEQERQTKREYVSGESHYFKGRRYILRIEFAKRPKIEVKNKKYIYFYVPAHYTIQQRQNYYEKWLRKELKKELEILVPKWEKIIGVKINEIRIKKMKTKWGSCNPDAKRLWLNLELIKKPTEYLEYVIVHELIHLLEKKHNGRFKELMSKYLPKWKIYRRQLNEFIL, encoded by the coding sequence ATGGAGAAAGGGAAAATTATAAGAGTTAAAGACATTGAGGTTACGGTTTATAAGAAACGAATTAAAAATCTCCATCTGAATGTTCTACCACCTGATGGAAAAGTGAGGGTTTCCGTTCCAGAAGGTGTCTCGGATGAGGTAGTGAAGTTACTGGTCATTAAAAAGTATCATTGGATAAAAAAACACATCAAGTCTTTCCAAGAGCAAGAAAGACAGACTAAAAGAGAATATGTTTCGGGTGAGAGCCATTATTTTAAAGGAAGGAGATATATCCTGAGAATAGAATTCGCTAAAAGACCAAAAATAGAAGTAAAAAACAAAAAGTACATCTATTTTTATGTGCCAGCTCATTATACGATTCAACAACGGCAAAACTATTACGAAAAATGGTTAAGAAAAGAGCTGAAAAAAGAGTTGGAGATTCTGGTACCAAAATGGGAAAAAATAATTGGGGTGAAAATAAACGAAATAAGAATAAAAAAAATGAAAACTAAGTGGGGAAGCTGTAACCCAGATGCTAAAAGATTATGGCTGAATTTAGAACTCATAAAAAAACCAACAGAGTACCTGGAATATGTGATTGTTCACGAACTTATACACTTATTGGAGAAAAAACACAACGGACGATTTAAAGAATTAATGAGCAAATATTTGCCAAAATGGAAAATATACCGGAGGCAATTAAACGAATTTATCCTGTAG
- a CDS encoding restriction endonuclease subunit S, which translates to MADRIPPGYKKTEIGIIPEDWKIGELEEIAEVIDPHPSHRAPPEVSRGIPFVGIGDLDENGNIINDNVRIVHPKILEEHKKRYNLYDNLIGLGRVASIGKVVKLKEGKYAVSPTMGIIKSNYIEWRYLYYILQSKYVIEQFNKIMTGSTRSSVGMIVLRKSKIPYPPTIEEQRAIARVLSDVDKLIESLDKLIEKKKLIKKGAMQELLTGKKRLPGFKGEWVRKKLGEVAEIYQPETISQSQLSNVGYNVYGANGIIGKYHKYNHEFWQNIITCRGSTCGMVNRTTDKCWITGNAMVINVDKNKSIDKLFMFYLLKFQDFTKLITGSGQPQIIRKPLVEFIIHYPSDIEEQRAIAQILSDMDAEIEALEKKKAKYEMIKKGMMQLLLTGKVRLKDRIKEVLK; encoded by the coding sequence ATGGCCGATCGCATCCCGCCCGGCTACAAGAAAACGGAAATTGGGATAATTCCGGAAGATTGGAAAATTGGTGAACTTGAAGAAATTGCTGAGGTAATAGATCCTCATCCCAGTCATCGTGCTCCTCCTGAAGTTTCAAGAGGGATTCCTTTTGTAGGAATTGGTGATTTAGATGAAAATGGAAATATAATAAATGATAATGTTAGAATTGTCCATCCAAAAATATTGGAAGAGCACAAGAAAAGATATAATTTGTATGATAATTTGATAGGTCTTGGACGTGTTGCTTCAATAGGGAAAGTTGTTAAATTAAAGGAAGGCAAATATGCCGTTTCCCCGACGATGGGGATAATTAAAAGTAATTACATAGAATGGAGATATCTTTATTATATATTACAATCTAAATACGTAATTGAGCAATTCAATAAAATTATGACTGGCTCAACTAGGTCATCTGTAGGAATGATTGTACTAAGAAAATCGAAAATACCTTACCCTCCAACCATTGAAGAACAACGCGCCATTGCCCGTGTTCTCTCTGATGTGGACAAGCTAATAGAAAGCCTTGACAAGCTAATAGAGAAGAAAAAACTCATCAAAAAGGGCGCGATGCAGGAGCTTCTAACAGGCAAAAAACGCCTGCCTGGATTTAAAGGCGAGTGGGTGAGGAAGAAGTTGGGGGAGGTTGCGGAAATCTACCAGCCTGAAACTATTTCACAAAGTCAACTGTCTAATGTTGGTTACAATGTTTATGGTGCTAATGGAATAATTGGGAAATATCATAAATATAATCACGAATTTTGGCAAAATATAATAACTTGTAGAGGTTCTACTTGTGGAATGGTCAATAGAACTACTGATAAATGTTGGATAACAGGAAATGCAATGGTTATAAATGTTGATAAAAATAAATCTATAGACAAGTTATTTATGTTTTACTTATTAAAATTTCAGGATTTTACTAAATTAATTACTGGTTCAGGGCAGCCTCAAATTATTAGAAAACCACTAGTTGAATTTATAATTCATTATCCTTCTGACATTGAAGAACAACGCGCCATCGCCCAAATCCTCAGTGATATGGATGCAGAGATTGAGGCGCTGGAGAAGAAAAAGGCAAAGTATGAAATGATAAAAAAGGGAATGATGCAATTGCTTTTGACAGGAAAAGTTAGACTTAAAGATAGAATAAAAGAGGTGTTAAAATGA
- a CDS encoding helix-turn-helix domain-containing protein, with product MDLGEKIKQLRLERDISQEQLAKRLGISRESISHYENNRIVPPVHILREIAKIFNVSVNYFFEEEHYDKNVKGESELVDYNIPQNFMGFMVVGSHSRGKLLNNKISKKQKGIPVLRFPNPSEGEPENQLIKVRYIDYLQKKDIDYALRLNSDIIEPLIPKGALLLVSTRNNRLPQNGELIVYYLNGKFGVRWYFQKGDNVILIAENSKYLPIITTRVDFKFAGIVKDVIFDFKPQKTTFPEDRD from the coding sequence ATGGATTTAGGAGAGAAAATAAAGCAATTAAGATTGGAGCGTGATATAAGTCAAGAGCAGCTTGCAAAAAGGCTAGGTATTTCAAGAGAATCGATTTCTCATTATGAAAATAACAGAATAGTTCCACCTGTACATATTCTCAGAGAAATTGCCAAAATTTTCAATGTTTCTGTAAATTATTTTTTTGAAGAAGAACATTACGATAAGAATGTAAAAGGAGAAAGTGAGCTTGTTGATTATAATATTCCGCAAAACTTTATGGGATTTATGGTAGTTGGCTCCCATTCTAGAGGCAAGTTATTAAATAATAAAATTTCAAAAAAACAAAAAGGTATACCTGTTTTAAGATTTCCTAATCCTAGTGAAGGAGAACCTGAAAATCAACTAATAAAAGTGAGATATATTGATTATTTACAAAAAAAAGATATAGATTATGCACTTAGATTAAACTCTGATATTATAGAACCCTTAATTCCTAAAGGTGCTCTTCTATTAGTTAGTACTAGAAATAATAGACTTCCTCAAAATGGTGAGTTAATTGTTTATTACTTGAATGGTAAATTTGGAGTCAGATGGTATTTTCAAAAGGGTGATAATGTAATTTTAATTGCTGAAAACAGCAAGTATTTACCTATAATAACTACTCGGGTTGATTTTAAGTTTGCTGGAATTGTAAAGGATGTAATATTTGATTTTAAACCTCAGAAAACGACTTTTCCTGAAGATAGAGATTAA
- a CDS encoding type I restriction endonuclease subunit R, producing MSIGVNELEKKTQERVINFFVEVLGYDYLGNWEKREGNSNIEKEYLINFLRKQGYNDEVIKKAIEKLKKISENQQKLLYDRNKEIYELLRYGTDVKIHPSEPSIHVNFIDWENPENNHFTIAEEVTIRGRHTKRPDIVLYLNGIAIGVLELKRSSISISEGIRQNLDNQKKEFIQDFFTTVQLIIAGNDTQGLRYGTIETPERYYLEWKEENPEYDHNKKTTIPRALPRDKCEVSDNILDCDIYRLLNKNRLLEIIHDFIIFDAGIKKVPRHNQYFAVKAAQKSIKKREGGIIWHTQGSGKSLIMVWLAKWIIENISDSRVLIVTDRIELDEQIEKVFKGVGENIYRTKSARDLIEQLNRKDENLMCSLIHKFGKAEATDKDYDEYIHELKVTLPRDFKPKGNIFVFVDECHRTQSGKLHKAMKEILPNAVFIGFTGTPLLKKDKPTTLETFGKYIHTYKFDEGVQDGVILDLRYEARDVDIKVVSEDKIDKWFEVKTKGLSDIAKAQLKERWGTLKKLYSSRSRMEKIVADIIFDFETKPRLATGRGNAMLVAGSIYEACKYYELFKSRGFDKVAIVTSYRPSIVSIKGEETGEEGEAENIKKYEIYKKMIADYYNISEEEAVKDYRIEKFEKDVKKKFIEEPGQMKLLIVVDKLLTGFDAPSATYLYIDKPMRDHGLFQAICRVNRLDNKDKGDELDKDYGYIVDYRDLFNSMEKAIKDYTSGAFAEFDKEDVEGLLKDRLTDAKKRLDEVLEKVELLVEGVKPPKGINEYREYFVGDNSEEKQQLRLEFYKRVSSLVRAYTNIANELTEAGYSEREQKEIKEKVRHYAAIRDELKLMSGDYLDLKVFDPAMRYLIDSYIQAEESRTLASFEETSLLEIIALNGLQKALETLPSAIGKNKEALAETIENNIRKLIVDKRDINPAYYDKMSKILKELVEKRKKEVISYEEYLKEVEKLTKMLINREFNEEPYPPSIRSSMAKKAIYDNLEGIENREKLTNAIDEAVRKTKKDDWRGHKIKERQVRNAIKKILEDEGLEELTEKIFQIVLKQGEY from the coding sequence ATGAGCATCGGCGTAAACGAATTAGAGAAAAAGACTCAGGAGAGAGTTATAAACTTCTTTGTTGAGGTTCTTGGTTATGATTATCTTGGGAACTGGGAGAAGAGGGAAGGAAACTCAAATATTGAGAAGGAATATCTTATCAATTTTCTAAGAAAGCAGGGATACAATGATGAAGTTATAAAAAAAGCAATTGAAAAGCTGAAGAAAATATCCGAGAACCAGCAAAAATTGCTCTATGATAGAAATAAAGAAATTTACGAACTTTTAAGATATGGAACAGATGTAAAAATTCATCCTTCCGAGCCATCCATACATGTCAATTTCATAGATTGGGAGAATCCAGAGAATAATCATTTTACAATAGCCGAGGAGGTAACAATAAGGGGAAGACATACCAAGAGACCTGACATAGTTCTATATCTAAACGGGATCGCCATCGGAGTTTTGGAACTGAAAAGGTCAAGTATTTCCATAAGCGAGGGAATACGGCAGAACCTTGACAACCAGAAGAAGGAGTTCATTCAAGATTTCTTCACCACCGTACAGTTAATCATAGCTGGAAACGATACGCAGGGTTTAAGATATGGAACGATAGAAACACCGGAAAGGTACTATCTTGAATGGAAAGAGGAGAATCCGGAGTATGATCATAACAAAAAAACAACCATACCCAGAGCACTACCGAGGGATAAATGCGAAGTATCCGATAATATCCTTGACTGCGATATTTACAGGCTTTTAAATAAAAATAGGCTCTTGGAAATTATACACGATTTTATAATTTTTGATGCTGGTATCAAAAAGGTTCCAAGACACAACCAGTATTTTGCTGTAAAGGCAGCCCAGAAAAGCATAAAAAAGAGAGAAGGTGGCATAATTTGGCATACTCAAGGAAGCGGGAAATCGCTCATAATGGTGTGGCTTGCAAAATGGATTATAGAGAATATTTCAGACAGTAGAGTTTTGATTGTTACCGATAGAATAGAGTTAGACGAGCAGATTGAAAAAGTATTCAAGGGTGTAGGGGAAAATATATATAGAACAAAATCAGCAAGGGATTTAATTGAACAACTAAACAGAAAAGATGAGAATCTTATGTGTTCATTAATACATAAATTCGGAAAAGCAGAGGCAACGGACAAGGATTATGATGAATATATCCATGAACTAAAGGTAACACTCCCACGTGATTTTAAGCCTAAGGGTAACATATTTGTTTTTGTGGATGAATGCCATAGAACTCAATCAGGTAAGCTACATAAAGCCATGAAAGAAATTTTACCCAATGCTGTTTTTATTGGATTTACAGGAACGCCACTCCTCAAAAAAGATAAACCTACAACCTTGGAAACATTTGGTAAGTATATCCATACATACAAGTTTGATGAAGGTGTCCAAGACGGTGTAATCCTTGATTTGAGGTATGAAGCGAGGGATGTGGATATCAAAGTCGTGTCAGAGGATAAAATAGATAAGTGGTTTGAAGTAAAAACAAAAGGCTTGTCAGATATTGCCAAGGCTCAACTTAAAGAGAGATGGGGGACATTGAAGAAACTTTACAGTTCGAGAAGTAGGATGGAGAAGATCGTTGCGGACATAATCTTCGATTTTGAAACAAAACCAAGATTGGCAACTGGCAGGGGCAACGCCATGCTTGTGGCAGGTAGCATATACGAAGCGTGTAAGTACTATGAACTTTTTAAGTCGAGAGGATTTGACAAAGTTGCCATTGTAACATCCTATCGTCCAAGTATTGTGAGCATAAAAGGGGAAGAGACCGGAGAGGAAGGAGAGGCGGAAAACATAAAGAAGTACGAAATTTACAAAAAGATGATAGCCGATTATTATAACATCTCTGAAGAAGAAGCAGTAAAAGATTACCGGATAGAGAAATTTGAGAAGGATGTTAAAAAGAAATTTATTGAAGAGCCCGGACAGATGAAATTGTTAATCGTGGTAGATAAACTTTTAACAGGATTCGATGCGCCAAGCGCTACTTATCTTTACATAGACAAGCCCATGAGGGACCATGGCTTATTTCAGGCAATCTGTAGGGTAAACAGGTTGGATAATAAAGACAAAGGAGATGAGTTGGACAAGGATTATGGTTACATTGTGGATTATAGGGATCTATTCAACAGTATGGAAAAAGCCATTAAAGATTACACATCAGGAGCATTCGCAGAGTTTGATAAGGAAGATGTTGAAGGATTGTTAAAGGATAGATTAACCGATGCGAAAAAGAGACTTGACGAAGTTCTTGAGAAAGTTGAACTATTGGTGGAGGGCGTAAAGCCACCAAAGGGCATAAATGAGTATAGGGAATATTTTGTTGGAGATAACTCTGAGGAAAAGCAACAGCTCAGGTTAGAATTTTACAAGCGAGTATCTTCCCTTGTGAGAGCTTACACGAATATAGCTAACGAATTAACCGAAGCAGGATATTCCGAGAGGGAACAAAAAGAAATCAAGGAAAAAGTCAGGCATTACGCAGCAATAAGAGACGAGCTAAAACTGATGAGCGGCGATTACTTAGATTTAAAGGTGTTTGATCCTGCAATGAGGTATCTTATAGACTCTTACATCCAAGCGGAGGAAAGCAGAACATTAGCATCGTTCGAAGAAACATCATTGCTGGAAATAATAGCACTTAATGGTCTTCAGAAGGCTTTAGAAACATTACCAAGTGCCATCGGAAAGAACAAGGAAGCACTTGCTGAAACAATAGAGAACAATATAAGGAAGTTGATAGTAGACAAGAGAGATATTAATCCGGCTTATTACGACAAAATGTCCAAAATACTTAAGGAACTGGTAGAAAAAAGGAAAAAAGAAGTTATCAGTTACGAGGAGTACCTAAAGGAAGTTGAAAAATTAACCAAGATGCTCATAAATAGGGAATTTAATGAAGAACCTTACCCCCCAAGCATAAGAAGCAGTATGGCGAAAAAGGCTATTTATGACAACTTAGAAGGCATTGAAAATAGAGAGAAACTTACAAATGCTATTGATGAAGCTGTAAGAAAAACCAAAAAAGATGACTGGAGAGGGCATAAGATAAAAGAGCGACAGGTAAGAAATGCCATTAAGAAAATCCTAGAAGATGAGGGTCTCGAGGAACTCACTGAAAAAATCTTTCAGATAGTGTTAAAACAGGGTGAGTATTAA